The genomic segment TTTCCAACTGGAACAAATGTGAGAGATATGATGTCccagaaagggagaaggaaagtcAGAGAGGGATAATCCTTGACTGTGTTACTGCTGACTTGAGATCCCTGCTTAGCCTAATTTAAAGTGAAAAGTCAGGCCTTTTCTTTTGTAAACCTTAGTTTTTCTCATCAGGACCAGACTAGGTATGCACATTTAAACCGTAAGAGCCAGTGGGAATATCTGGAGACAGTTATTTTGTGGCTCTAGGGTTCTGCCTCCCCATTGGGAAGAAGTGACACTTGAGGAGCTGTGCTGGGGTCACCCATgcagtttttcttctctctgaagggTGGTAGGTGTTGCTCAGCATGTGGTCTTAGGGATCTGGGCCTGTGTTCTGCCTCAGGAATCCTGGCCCaagagctgttttgtttttttttcctgagctgtCGCCCTTTACTGCATTCAGTCATGTATTTTCTCTGAAGAAAGAGATGAGTCTGCAGAATTCCAAAGTCCACAGTTTTTGTTGTGTTTGCCGCACCTTACaacttcccccaccagggattgaacccgagcccctgcagtgggagtgcagagtcccaatcattgaaccaccaaggaagccccaaagtCCAAAGTCCTAATCCTTGGCCTCGGAAAAAGAACTTGGTTTATAAATGCCTTTGTTTAAACCGTGATTTCCTAAGCTCCTATATGGGATCTCCTGGGCGTTGGAATGAGAAAAGCCTTGTGATGGTTGAGGACTCTTTTCTTCTGTGAGGAAAGATAATAAGTCTCATTCTGAGAGTCTTATTGACACACAGATTAAGACCTGAGCACTTAATCTTTGGTCTTTGTATCTGATGGGCTGATTGGTAATCTAGGTCTTGAGTATGTTTCCGAGATAAGCTTGTTTTTGGGGAAACTTGGCGGCATTGATCAGTCAGCACCATCTTGGACTCAGATCCCCCTCAGAGTCTCTGTGTGGGTGCTCTGTGGCCCTCGTGGTGCCCCAGCAAAGCCTCCCTGGGTCTCTCTCTGCCACCTTTCCTGAGATCTTTTGTGGGCTTTGAATGGGGCTGCAGATGGGGGTTGGTGTTGCCCCTGGGCAGTCACAGAGTCTCTGAACCTGACCAGCTCTTTTCAACCATTAGATTCTACATCCAGTCACCTCACTTCAAAACATCTGGAAGTGAACCCTTCCCACTGCTTCCCAAGCCTGTCCTTCCTGCTGCACTTCTCACCTTCTGCCCAGGATCCTGAGCGACAGACTGGAGTGCCATCCTTGTCTCCTTTTGACTCCTGTGTCCAGCCTCCAGTCCCTGTCAGTTCTCCTGCTGACCGCTCTCCGTTCCATCCCACGGTCTGGGCTGCTACCGTCCTTGCTGGCCCTTTCAGTCTACCTTGACCCTCCCCCAGTTCAGCTTTATATTTCTTTGGAAACACAGAATCACCTCTCCTTGTAAACCCTTTTGTAGTTTCCTGTCACCTCCCAGGAAGGTCCTGGCTCCTCACTGTGAGTTGAGCTGCTCTCCACAACCTAGTTCCCGCTGGCCTTCTAACACTTCAGTCCCCAGTCCTGTCTTCAGTCCTGTCTTCACACCGCCACACTGTCCCTTCCCAGGCACAGGGTGCCACTCTGGACCTTTGGTCTTTGAGTGTGTTATTCTCTCTGCCGGAAACAACACGCCCACCTTTCCTCACCTGACTCATTCTCATTTCAAATCCAGCATGGGGGTCACTCCTCCACGAAGCTTCCCCCAACCCCAGTGTCATTCTACATATGCCCCTGTTGTTTCTCAAGCCTAGAACTTACAACGAAAGTTTTGTTGAAATTCCCAGTTTTGATGTTTTGCTCTTCATTTGGACTATGAGTTTATTGACCATGCTTTGCCAGGTATTTCCCAAGTGTTAACCTACTTTGGGGTATGTTAAAATATAACCTGCATTGGACGTCTTATTCACTCTTGTATCCCTAGTAGATGTTCAGTAAACGCTTGATCTGAGTTGATCATTTTATCCCCAGTTCTGTATGTCCTCATGAACAGGACATTCTCAGCTTTTTTCTTTCACCCATGAGGCCCTCATGTAAGCTTTGAGAAGGGAAACTTGGATAGAAGCACCCTCTAGAAAGTGGTACTTTGGCACTTCAGCTTCTCCCAGGGCCCCACTAGCCACATGGTGTTAATAGTTGGAACATCTTTGTCTAGGAAACAAATGGGGAAGACTCCTGGATCCTCTTCCCACAGAAGCAAAGTGCACCGATCCACAGCTTCAGTCTCATCTGGATGAAGTTGTTAGTGTCCTTTCTGAGCTCAAGGTCTCCTCTGCTTCTTAAATGAAGCCCAGGCTAGTTTGGTGGCCCCCTGGTGGCAGCATGCTAAGGCTTGTGGTCCCTGTTTCACTGGGATTGATTTTATCCAGTGCTGGGACTTGTGTGGCATTTTAGCCACACAAGGAACAAAGTGTTCAACTACCTGGGTGAAGATGGTGTGTTAGCGAAGTAGTAGGCGCAGTCCAGGGCAGAGTGAAGGTAGGGCAGAGACccagggcagggggtggtggtTTGTTGTAGTGGGGTGGGGATCATTCCTTACAGAGGGCTTGGGGGGCCAGGAAAGTATCCATGAGGGAGGAAGCCTTGGGGAAAAGCAGCTTTCCTCGCCCTAGTGGGTGATAAGTGTTGGTGAACAGGCCTCCAACATGCCACACCCTTGTTTCAGAAAAGATGAGTCAGAGTAATAAGAGGAATgattttaacctttaaaaaacaCAGGACTTCAACTGTGATAAGGGACCCAGGGAGAGTAGTGGGGAGGGTGGAGGCAGAGACAGCTGAGCCTGGTGCGTGTTCCTGCCCCTCTTTGAAGTTGAAGAGCAGCTTGAAAAGCAGACCCAGGGAGAGGTCCATCAAGACCATGGAACTCACACCCGGTCTTTCATCAGGGTCCTCCATGGTGTCTGGTCTCTGAGCACTCAGGGGCCAAAGCCATCCTCCTTTCCAGGGAACCATATTAGGGTCATGTCATCAGGCTAGGTTTATCCAGAGATGGAGGGGGAGGGAGTCAGGAGGATGGCTGGGGTCCTTTCAAAAGTGTCCCTGCTCTTGCTGAGTTGTCCTTTCTTCCATCTGTGTAGGTATAGACGGGGCACTGCCTGCAGAGCAGGTCCTGCCAGCCTCGCTAGAGAGGATGCCCCCGTGTCCGTGATGGGCTGTGGGACAAGCAAGGTCCTTCCCGAGCCGCCCAAGGATGTCCAGCTGGATCTGGTCAAGAAGGTGGAGCCCTTCAGTGGCACTAAGAGTGATGTGTACAAGCACTTCATCACAGAGGTGGACAGCGTTGGCCCTCTCAAAGGTGGGTTCCCAGCAGCCGGTCAGGGTACAAACCCCAGCCCTGGTGACCCCCCCACCGGCCACACAGAGCCTCCCTCAGAACCACCACGCAGGGCCAGGGTAGCTAAGTACAGGGCCAAGTTTGACCCCCGTGTGACAGCCAAATACGACATCAAAGCTCTGATCGGCCGAGGCAGCTTCAGCCGAGTGGTACGAGTGGAGCATCGGGCCACCCGGCAGCCCTACGCCATTAAGATGATCGAGACCAAGTACCGGGAGGGGCGGGAGGTGTGTGAGTCGGAGCTGCGCGTGCTGCGCCGGGTGCGCCACGCCAACATCATCCAGCTGGTGGAAGTGTTTGAGACTCAGGAGCGCGTGTACATGGTGATGGAGCTGGCCACTGGCGGAGAGCTCTTCGACCGCATCATTGCCAAGGGCTCTTTCACTGAGCGCGACGCCACTCGGGTGCTACAGATGGTATTGGATGGCGTCCGGTACCTGCACGCGCTGGGCATCACACACCGAGACCTCAAGCCGGAGAATCTGCTCTACTACCaccctggcaccgactccaagatCATCATCACCGACTTCGGCCTGGCCAGTGCCCGCAAGAAGGGTGACGACTGCCTGATGAAGACCACCTGTGGCACACCTGAGTACATTGCCCCTGAGGTCTTGGTCCGCAAGCCCTACACCAACTCTGTCGACATGTGGGCACTGGGCGTCATTGCCTACATCCTGCTCAGTGGCACCATGCCTTTCGAGGATGACAACCGCACCCGGCTGTACCGGCAGATCCTCCGGGGCAAGTACAGTTATTCGGGGGAGGTGAGTCTTCCCCATCTCAGGGATGTTGGGGAGGGCACTGAGTGGGTGGGGGTTCCTATCAGGCAGCCTTTGATCAGGGTGGACTTGCCCTCAGGACCATGTTCGCGGGGCCAGGCAGATGACGTAAAAATAATGAAGTGAGACTAGTAGGGTATCTTAGTTTGGATTCCCCCAAAAGTGAGCCCTGAGACAAGGACTTGGGAGCAGATAGTTTAATTGGGATGCGATTTCAGTAAGCACAGGGTAAGAAGCGTGAGGCAGAAAGGGAGAAACACCGTGATGGGTACAAGGAGGAGTGGACAGCTGCTGTGACCCAGGAAACTCAGCTCCACTGGGGCCCCTGCGAATAATGATGTGGAACATGCTCAGAATCGTCCCACCGAAGGGCAGGAAAGAGGGTGGGTTGAGACTTCTTTGCTGAGGCTTTAAATCCCTGGCACTTCCAGGCTGTTCTGCATGTCAGCTAGTGGTAGAGAAAGTCCTCAGGTGAAGGAGGCAGAGAGGTTCAGGCGCTGGCAGTGGGAAGCTGTCAGCTGAGAGCACTGCCGCTGCAGGCGAGCCCAGAGGTGGGCCGAGAGACCGTGGAGCAGGGCGTTCCCCGCATCTGCTCCAGCGGCCTCGAGTGAGCCACTGACCGTGCCTTCTCTAATGGAACAGCTGCTTCTCATCTCAGCCCAATTTTGCCACAGAACAGGGAGGACTCCATGCACCCAGACAGTCCAGTTTATAAAAGAGAAGCCAGAAAATCTGATCTTAAAATGTTCAAGTATAATTTAAGCAGTACCTTGTGCTTAACCCAGCAGATGCTTACCTCCCAGCCTAAGTCAGCTGGGCGGCCTTCAGTCTTGTGTCTTTGGATCCACTGATAATCCTAATGCCTGACAAGATCTGTTAGGTTTCAGCACTGCTGGAAGCCGAAGGGAGTGCTGAAAGAGTAAGAACTAGTTGGTCCTCAGGCAGGGTGCTAACCGGGTAGGAGACAAGGCTCACCCCGGGAAATGTCGAGCACGGCAAGCTGGATAGAATGGTGCACTTGGGGAGGCTATGAAGAGAAGTATGTGGGGTGACTTTTATGTGGGAGGTGAGGTAAGCTTTGCTGATGACAGGATTCTGCCAAGGCAGGGGGGGGAGCCTGCAGAGTGCTCCCCACGGTGTTCCTCCCAGGCCTGCACTGCTGTTCTTGCCTCCCAGACAGCCCAGAGAGAGCAGAAGGGGCTCTGGGACTAGCCCCTTTCTGCAGCCCAGCTTTCCTCCCATGAATGTGCCTCCCTAGCCTCAACCGGTTGGGCCAGAGCAGCATTTCCTACAGGAGCCTCCCTGAAGCCTCTTGAAGGCAAAGAGCCCTCAGCGCTTGAGATCCTATGCCATCATCTTCCCTGACAGCTTCAGGCCATGGTCGTGGTCAGTCAGCGACTTCCCTCCTGTGGGCCTGGGGGCTGGCCTTCCCTGGGGGGGTTCCCCAGGTCATACTTCAGGGTGATgtgaggaagggaggggaaacTGTCTTCTTCAACTCTGTGCTGACCACAGATGAAGGAGAAACGGTGACATTTTCTAGCTCTTCCCTAAAGTTTTTCACGTTTTCTTTCTTGTTGCAAATGGATTCAATAGAACAAACACCCACTggctgggaagccccagctatgATGGGGTGGTCACAGCAGACACCGCCCTGGTCACCCTCTGGGCCAGGTTTCATCACAGGTCAGAAGACCAGGAATCTACCTCACAGTGGCAGTGTTGTGCCAGGACCCTGCCTGGCTTGCCCTTGGAGCTCCATGTGGTGTAGCAAAGCTACAGAGGAAGGAGGTTTCCCAGGAGTTGCCAGCAAAGGAGAGACTTTCCAAAAGTCTGTAGGTTTGCCCAAGAGTTCCTGATTCTGGCAATTGTTGATCAGGCAGTTTATCTAATGGGAGCTTGCAGAGTCTTGCTAACTGGCTATTGATTACCTGAGGATGAGAGAATGACAAATGAACGGGGTGGGGATTGTGGGCACAGTCTGGGTCTCAAGTCTCTGCTGTCTGCTCCACTGCAGTCACGTGGCTTGAGTTGGGCTCCCAGTGTGAGGGGGGAACTACCCAGTCATTGGACCCCCTACTCTTCATCTGAAGCTGAAAACAGCTCCCAGTTCCAAAGGCAAATCCCTGGGCAGCCCTGGTGGCCCCTCTCTGTTCCCAGGAGCTTGGCTGACCCCAGGGCCAGGTTCCACCACCATGTGCAGAGAGCTCTGGGCTGGGAGGAGTTTGTCCGGGATGTTTGCTAGGAAAGCAGGCCTTATCGTTAGATCAGGCTCTGAGCTGGAGACCAGGCATCTTTCTGTCCTTGTCCCAGTGGACAAGAATGTCCATGCCTACCCATCAGTGCACTGGggaagacacagagagacaggaaGGCCTGTTCCCCACCCCCAGGAAACTTGAGATTGCCCAGGAGAAAGGACGAGGAATAGGAAGTGAGCACAgaatggacccttgttggcaggCATGTTCCAGCACAGGCCTGGCGGTCTGGAACATGGGCCGTGGGGCTCCCATCAGGTGGTGGGACTGGCCCCCCTTCTTAGCAATGGGCTCTGCCTCCATCCTCAGTAGCCACCTATCTTCTACTCTGTGATGGTCATTCACCCTTATGAAGGCATTCTGAATAAGAAGGTGTTTCTGAGTCAGAAAGACAGTCTTACAGGGGGGTTTCCATCTAGCTTCTTGTGCAAGTAAAGGCCTGCCCACTTTGAGCCCAGCAAGTCTGGGAGGTGTGCATCTCTCTTCTGACAGTAAGTCCTGTGGCACTTGGTGCCTTTCTAAGCGGCACCCTGCCCCCTTATAGTGGTTTCTCACGTGTACCGGCCCTCTCTGGTGTGCTCCTTTCTGTCCCTGAGCCCCTGTCAGACTCAGTGGTTTCTGTGGACCTGAATAGAGGACATCCTTCAGCAGGTGGGCTTTGAGAAGGTGGAAGCTCAGGGAAAGGGATGTTGCTGACTGTGCTCCAGAATAAACAGGAGATGATTGGGAGCAATAGAGCAGAGGTTGACAAGGCTGGGCCGGGCCTGTGTGTGTTGCTGGGAGCTCTGTAGTGCCAGGGATTCTTTGGAGATTCCAAGCATTAGGTGGGAGGGTGGCATCTGGGTTCTCCGTAGCAGGGAAATGCATCGGGAAGTGCTACAGGAGACTCACAGAGGAAGACCCACGGGGGGCTGGTGGAATAATCCCTGTTTGGAATGAGGGATCCTGGTGTCCTGGGGATGTTTGGGGCAGATCGGGGATTCCTGAGAGTGGGCCCCACATGGTACACATGAGCCGTAGTTAGGGAAGAGGAGTTGTGGGGCAGAACCCTCCTGTAGAGTTGCAGGAGGAGCATCATCTTATGAGGCATATCTAGAAGGGACTTCCAGCTGCCTTCTTACCTGGGCAGTGTGTCCAGCCCTGCTTTGACAGCCCTGTCTGGGGCCCAGCAGTGGAAGGAGGCACACAAGCGGGGCCTCCTTCATATCTGCCCCACAATGCTGACACTGTGGATGCTCCAGCCCCCAGCCGTGGTCCCATACTCCCTTCCATCCAGGTCCGAGACATGTGCTCCTTTCACTCCTCACACTAGGCTTTTGCTCAGGACTTTCCCTCTGTTCCGAGTGTCAACCTAAGGAGTTTGACCAGCTCTCAGTTACTCAGTTCAAAGATTGCTTCCATTAAAAATAGCGCCAACCCTTGCCATCGTGTAGCCTGCTGAGTACCAGGCACAGGGCTGAGGATGTTACACCCAGCACATCTAATCTCTACAATAGTCTTGTCAGTGGGTATAATCCCCTTGTTTTACAGATTAGTAAACTGAGGCTAGTGAGGAAGTAGCTTGTCCAGGGCCTCACAGAGGGTGGCAGGACTGGGATTTGAATCTAGGCCCTCTTGGCTTCAGAGTTCTTGGCCTTCCCAGACCCATAGTCTGCTTTCCCCAGCACATCACGCGTGCGTCAGCATGTTGCTGGAGTCTTCGTTTCCGCCCTCTCCCAGGCCGTCATCTGTGGACATCTCTTCCCTCCCAGGCCTGTAGGTTTCTGAGGACAGCATGTGTTTCAACACATGTGTTCACAGTGCTTTCTCCAGCTTCTCTCGAGGGCAGCACCAGTGGTTGTCAGTGATGCCCTGGGCAAGGACCCAAACGTGACTGTCAGGCAGACGAGGTCGCACCTGCTACCTGGAATGTTCTTttctggggctggaccccaggaaGAAGTGGGGCACCTCTTGGAGATACAGTTAGGAGGTTGTTGGCCAAACCTGCCCAGAAGCAAATGCAAGAATCTTGGGAGAACAGAGAGTTCTGGGAAGGAGAAGGCTGTGGCAGGTGATTTTGAGGGGAGAAATCTGAATTTTTGTCCCGTGTCTGGAGGTACTGGAGTGGAGAGGGCCAAGCTGGGGTCATGTTGGCCAAATATGAGGAAGGCCTGTGTGAGTCTGAGAGCAGGTTGAAGACACAGTCACCTTGAAGGAGCTTCCTCTCATAGGAGGCCCCAGGAGATCTGATGCAGCTGCTGCTAAAGGAGTGACGCAGAAGGTGAATCACCATCTGTAGGCCATACTAGAGGGCTGTTGTGGTCCCACCAACTTGGAGATGCTGTGATTCACTTGACATGAAATGTAACATTGTGGGCCTGATGTCATTACTTTTGTCAAGAGTTCTATTCCTAGAGGCAGGATGGATGAAGAGGTTCTTGTGGGACTGATGAGAGTTAGGCCATCAGCAGCTTTGCTGTCTGCCACATTTAGCAGCTGTTAATTGTCAACCTCCTCTGCTTGGGCAGTCTGTGAGCTGTGGGCGGGCCCAGGTGACAGCACCAGGAACAGGTGGGCTTGGGCAAAGCTCCTCCCAGAGCCTTGCTTAGGAGAGTGAGTGCTGCCAGGCAGGGGCCTGAACCCCGATGGGAGAGGAAGCCCGCCTGCCACTCCCTGGGGCATTGTGTTTGTGAGGGGCTGGCTCTCCAGGGGGCTGTCTCTGGACTGCAGGCTGACCATCCATCCATTTGGGCCAAGAGACACCTGCTCAGGGCCGGCGAGTTGCACCCTGTGGTTGTTCTGAGAGCCCTGCAGTAGGGTGAGTGCCTGGAGCCAGAGTGGACGTTTATGAGACCATCCCAGCTCGCCGCTGCATCTCATAGTAACTGAGACACGTGCCATTCTCCCCTGGGAtgtcaaagataaaatgagatGGGGAGCGTGTGGTGTGTCCTGGTGCTCTCCAGACGAAGGGGGCCAGAGCCTGTGGGGCTGCTCATGCAGCCTGCTTCACATGCTCCGACAGGGAGCTGCC from the Capra hircus breed San Clemente chromosome 18, ASM170441v1, whole genome shotgun sequence genome contains:
- the PSKH1 gene encoding serine/threonine-protein kinase H1, which gives rise to MGCGTSKVLPEPPKDVQLDLVKKVEPFSGTKSDVYKHFITEVDSVGPLKGGFPAAGQGTNPSPGDPPTGHTEPPSEPPRRARVAKYRAKFDPRVTAKYDIKALIGRGSFSRVVRVEHRATRQPYAIKMIETKYREGREVCESELRVLRRVRHANIIQLVEVFETQERVYMVMELATGGELFDRIIAKGSFTERDATRVLQMVLDGVRYLHALGITHRDLKPENLLYYHPGTDSKIIITDFGLASARKKGDDCLMKTTCGTPEYIAPEVLVRKPYTNSVDMWALGVIAYILLSGTMPFEDDNRTRLYRQILRGKYSYSGEPWPSVSNLAKDFIDRLLTVDPGARMTALQALRHPWVVSMAASSSMKNLHRSISQNLLKRASSRCQSTKSAQSTRSSRSTRSNKSRRVRERELRELNLRYQQQYNG